Proteins encoded within one genomic window of Polypterus senegalus isolate Bchr_013 chromosome 6, ASM1683550v1, whole genome shotgun sequence:
- the LOC120530549 gene encoding gamma-crystallin M2-like produces the protein MGKIIFYEERNFQGRYYECSSDCTDLHSYFSRCNSIRVETGCWMVYERPNYMGYQYFLRRGEYPDYQRWMGYNDSIRSCRMIPNHRGSYRMRIYERENFGGQMMEFMDDCESVQDRFRYPDIHSCHVDGYWIMYEQPHYRGRQYFLRPGEYRRYSDWGGMNPRIGSFRRITDFC, from the exons ATGGGCAAG ATCATTTTCTACGAAGAGAGAAATTTCCAGGGTCGCTACTACGAATGTAGCAGCGACTGCACTGACCTGCACTCCTACTTCAGCCGCTGTAACTCCATCCGGGTGGAGACCGGCTGCTGGATGGTTTATGAGCGCCCCAACTACATGGGCTACCAGTACTTCCTGAGGAGGGGCGAGTATCCAGATTACCAGCGCTGGATGGGCTATAATGATTCCATCAGGTCTTGTCGCATGATCCCAAAT CACAGAGGATCATACCGCATGAGGATTTATGAGCGGGAGAACTTTGGTGGTCAGATGATGGAGTTCATGGATGACTGTGAGTCTGTCCAGGACCGCTTTAGATATCCAGATATTCACTCCTGCCATGTGGACGGCTACTGGATCATGTATGAGCAGCCCCACTACAGAGGACGCCAGTACTTCTTGAGGCCTGGAGAGTACAGGAGATACAGTGACTGGGGAGGCATGAACCCTAGGATTGGCTCCTTCAGGCGCATCACAGATTTCTGTTAA